The window TGTTACACTATAATTTCTCTAGAGCAACAGTGTCTTGTTAAAAATGATGCGTGAAAGAATTCACGATTGTCCAAAGATTTCCAGGGTAAGGTGGACGAATTCCATCACTGatatatacctaggtacgcTGCAGCAGTATTGATGCTAGACTTCAAATGGAAGTATTACTGCAATACTTCTCAACTGCAGCAATCGAGATCGATGGCCGTATCTTGTGCATAAAATGACAACCCAAAACTGACAACCATATTCCCAAACGTGGCACGATTCCTAATCCCCATCTACAATGTTTAACCATTATGTATCCGCCCTTTACCATTCGCCAATTCAGCGCTGCAGAGACCCGCCAACAGGCCGCTAGCAGCCCGCTGTGAGTTTTATGGGCCGAGCCATGTGGCAGGAATTTGGCGGCTTGGATAGAACAACATTTGgaccttcttctttcttctatgAAACCTGCCCTCAAGAACATCTGCTCTAGTGCTAGAGATTGATAGAGAAAAGCCTCCAATCTccttttacttcttcttttgctcctattctccatcatcgtccCGTATCTTTCGCATCTCCTCGCCTTGCCCCGCCACCGAGAGCCCCGCGACAAAGATTGCCGATAACAAGCGATAAACACCGCCCGCGAACCTGATAATCACACTGCGAATAGATACCATGGGAGAGCAGGAAGAAATCACAAATGGCGCAAATGGGCCCGAAATCGTTGCGAGTACGGCTATCCCCTGGCATCTTTTCTCAACTCCCCTCGAGTCACTGCTAACAGCGGCACAGACTTGGGATTTGCGCCTGCGGTAAAGCTGTCTGGAGAATGGTCTGTCAAGAGAGTGCTGGAAGAGATTCCCAGCGAGGCACCTGCCGAGGGCTCCAGCTCACCGATTCCGTTCTTCCACATGCTTTCCCGGCTCAAGACTACGAAGCGTGAGGGATGGCGGCGGTTTGGAATCGAAAGGTCAGTCTGTGATTGGACATGTCCAACTATGGCGGCGCAAACAAAATCAAGATTGCTAACGAAAGGgtattctctctttttgcagAGGCGAGTCGATTTCGGATCACATGTACCGCATGTCTCTCATCACCATGTTTGCGCCACCGACcctggccaagaagctggatcTGCAAAAGtgcatgaagatggccttgGTCCACGACATGGCCGAGCTCCTGGTCGGAGACATTACCCCCGTCGACGGCGTCGCCAAGCCCGAGAAGAATCGACGAGAGGCCGAGACGATGGACTTTTTGACCAAGAACCTACTGCGCAGTGTTGCAGGCGGCGATGTTGGCACCGAGATTCGAGCGATATGGCAGGAATACGAAGATTCGCAGACACTGGACAGCCATTTCGTGCACGACGTGGACAAGATTGAGCTGCTCCTGCAAATGGTCGAGTACGAGAAGCAGGGCAAGGGGCATGTCGACCTGGGCGAGTTTGCATACGTTTCACGCAAGGTTGTTCTGCCCGAGATGAAGGAGTGGGCGGAAGAGCTCCTGCGCGAGAGAGAGGCATTCTGGCAGACAAAGGAGCATGTTCACGGCGAAAAGGGTCTGGAGGGAGGAGTGTCTGAGGAGACGAGACGTGGACAGGAAGACTACTATGAGCGAAAGTGATGGCGAGGCTTTGacatttttctttgttggggaatttggtctttttttttctttttcttttttggtgGGCATTCTAAAGAGCAGAAGCGAATTCACATTCGATAGGGGATTCATAGAGAGAGTATAGACTTTTTGTGTGCATGCTGTGCAGTGCTTGATGTGTGTATACCTAGCCTTTGGAAGATAAAGGAACAAGTTATCTAGCCCCCTAATTCTGTTATCTAGTACTCCAGGTGTAGCATAGACcattactgctgctgctgctgcgtctaCTACATGCGCCTTTACCATTCTTGCTGCGACAGCTGTGCTGCAGCCATCTCGCGATTGCCCCTGGCAACAGGCTTGCTGCTAGCCTGCCACAGTTGGTCACCAGCCACCAGTCACTGGAGCTGATCCCTGGAACTATAGTGCGTGTGGAGCGACGTTTTCTCCGCTACCGCTAACAAAACAATCCATGGCATATGCACGCGGTCCTTGACGACCTGGACCGGACGAACCGGATTGCTTCCCTTGATCCTGTGCCCAGCAGGCTATACTGTAAAGCATCACTTTTTGCCAATTGCACACATACAGACTCCGCAGCTCTCAAAAAGAGCAGAGCTCGGctaaagaggaagaggctgttGGCCCAAAGCAGGGCTTGGTGAGCATCTGCGGAGGCTGGGGGGCCAAAGCCACCACCAGTTGTgcgcaaaaaaagcccaCTCGCTCACTTGGACCTCCACCATCGTCGGCTCACTTTCTCACCGCCGCCCTGACATattgaagaggagaggagaaaaaaagtgactGGAGGAGAGGAGCACCTAATCGATAGTCTTCAGTCTTCCCACCGCTCTCAACtacccccctttttttctgcagGAACTCGCCCACTTAGATACTCGGTAGTTCGCTCTGGATTCTGCCACTGACTTGCCTGACCGCAGCTTTAGCTGGGCCTGCGAAGGACTTCACACTTACAAGCtactgtacttgtacctCCGCCAACTCCTCTTTCTGGAGACGGCCGatcagcctctctctctctctatcccCGGTTCCCTGTCTCGCTTGATTGCCACCCGCTGCGGTGCTtatcacaaaaaaaaaaagaggcgccaCCTCTCCGCATTCCAggctgcagcggcaaagagggtgtgacaaagaaaaaggttgaCCTTGATTGCGACTCGGTCACGAGGAGACGATAAGCTcggattaaaaaaaaaagcaagacaTCCCGGGAGGATCATAGGCCTCGGCGGCACAGAGAAGCAAGGGCTGCGACAACAGCACACCACCAGCAAATAACGGCTAGGGAGAGGCGGCGTGTCAGCAGGGCAGACGCCATTCACTCATTCAGTTGCCTGCTCGCCTGTCTTTTCTGCGGTGAAACGCAGCGCCTGTGTAGcctgctccagctcggcttggattcagctccagctcgaAAGCGCTGCTATCTGTGAACGGCAGAGACATCTTAGTCTTGCGGCGCTTTGCAGTGACGAGAGGTATCGCAGTGCGTCTTCCAGGTATACCACGTACTTGCGGTGAGCTGCTACCTGTCATTGGGTAGAGCCCGTCCCGAGCGTCCACGAGGTAGAGGAGATTCCAGCGTTGCGGGCGAGCCCAGCATCCagtcattcattcatttcaGCAAGCCTGCGTCACAGCTCAGCTCTCGGCACCAGGGAACGATACGATCACGAAACCCGATACCGATATCGATACCGAGATTCActgaagaaacaagaaggaagaggcgacgacgacgagtttTACGACGAGATCGACGACGAATAGCGAGAGATATATAAAGAGAGACAACGGCAGCCATGACTTTTGCTGCGCACTACCACATGTCGGCGCCGGCACACGACGGCGTCCATCCCGGCCTGTTCCGGCCGCCAGTTtcgcccagctccagcttctcctcctcatcctttGCGACCGAGCAGTCTTCGAAGCGGAAATGGAGTCGCACCAGCATGCCCCGGATGCACCAGACAGGCGCTCATGGCGGCCTCTATGACGAAGGAGAGGTCTATATGGATGCCGCGGCACCGCCCTCGAGAACCTATGCGCTGGCTGGCCAACTCCACACGCCGCTGGTGGGAGAAGATGCcgacatggccatggccgagagCATGGGAGACAGCATGGGAGACAGCATGTACTCTGACTCCGACTACAGGCGGGCCCTGGGCACCAAGCGATCGCGCGATGAGATGGACCAAGACTCCTCCAGCGGGCCGCCCACCCAGCTGTTTAGCCAACCCGAGCCTGAAGAGTCTGCAAATGCCAATGGCTGGGGCTCTTTTGCTTTCGCCACCATTGGGGGGAGTTGTTGGCCGGGTATGGGAGTTTTGCAAGGCGGGTGCGTTCAAGGGCTTTTACGCAGGGGGCGGCGCATCGTACAAGGTGACGTCGACGGGTGTTAgtgttgatgaagatgctggtCCCGGCCTAGACCAGCCTTATTATTTCCAGGGCCATagtcagcaacagcaaagcCATGCCTTTGTTAGTAGAGACAGGGCGCGGCATGTACAGCAGTTGCCGAAAAGGAGTCACCACCAGtacagcagcaatagcaatAGCAACAGTCAAAGTTCTGGCTACGACGATCCATATGACAGCCGCGCTTCCACGCCCACTGGGCCGGCACCCAAGAGACGCAGGCAAACTGAGAGCGGCAACGACCTGGGCCAGAATTGGGTTATGATCCGGGAGCCCAACCGCGACAGCGAGCTGAGGACGCCCCGAAAGATGGCCACGCCGAGCCGCACATCTCCTCGCCATCACGCTCAGCAAACTCCCCTGGCGGATCACCGCATGGGCCCTCCAAGCAGCTTTTCCACTCCTTCATCCTCTGACCCTGCTCCTCTTCGCCCCGCGAGTCGCGCTGCCAGCCGTCCAGGCAGTCGAATGTCGGACGTCAGCGCCTTTAGGTCTGCACGACCTGCAACCTCAGCTTCGGTTGCGTCGTTCAAAGCCAGCGTTCCCAAGGCGCCTACACAAAGCAGGATTCCTGTCAAGGCGAATACTTCAGCAACGTTGGCATCGCCGGCTCCGCTGGCAAACCTTGAGCCCGGCCGAAGGCGCAGACACACTGTCGTACCGTCGTCCTCCGATCCCTCTGCCTGGAAAAGTCCAGGTCACCAGCGCGCTGAAAGTGCGGCCTCGGTGGCTACTAGCAGGGCTACTGAGATTGATGCCAGCCCGCGACTGGATGCCGAGGCCAGACGATTAACCTCCCGTCGCCAGATGGAAGAGCGCAATGCTGATGCGCGCATGGCGGCGTTCAACAAACAGCTGCAAGACATGATTCGACAGGGCAGAGAAGCTCTGGGATCGACTATCGACGTCGATATTGGCGATGCAGGCTGGGAAGACACGCTCTAAATAAGATTGCGCAACTGCAGTCTCATCTTCCGACCACTCCTTATCATTCCTTTACATGAACATAGTTtccttttatcttttctttattGTCTATTGATGGATTGATGACCTTTTCTATTCTTACTCTCTTTTGTTTACTCGACATGGGTATTTATGACACTACGAGATTACTAGATACGAAAACAACGTACCGACGAGCTACACAGGATCTGCCTGCTTGATTTGCTTGGCTTGTTATTTTTGAAAGTTTTacttgactttttttctttcctttcgaACCTGGATGGCTAGGTATCTATTCTGCGAGTGAGCAACGCGGCAGGAATAGATATCACAAGAGGCAGACGCTATTTGCCATCGCTTGTCGACGATCTTGCCATCTCTTAGTCCTTTGGCGACTGCTATTTAGCTATTCATGAGTTTTATGCGGAGGCAATTGTGTATTTTATGGATTTTACCTCGTTGAGGATGGCGCATTAATGACTGATATGAGGACGAGGGAAACGAAGTGGGAGGGCAGCACTGATTTGATATGATTATTAGCCTCGTCTTAGCTTAAGCAAAATGAATCAAAGAGATGACCACTGATGGAATGTATTTCTCGTGATTGTTAGTAGCAATAGGCACTAAACCTATGGCTTGAAGGAGCTTTGGAGGGAGCTTTGACAGCACCAGCCGGATATTTGCATCCGGAAGACGACGCTAATCACAACAAGGGCAGCTCAAGGTTCTTATTCGACTGTTGGTCGATGTGACTAGAAACAGGAAATAAACAAAGAATAAGATGGAAAGCTATTTTACCTACTGCATACGCGAAATGAAGCGTCATTTCAGCTATCCCCGTCATGTGTGCCTCTTTTGGTCCTCCCTCAAGCCACGCCGCCAGAGGTTCATTTTGATAAGGAAGAGGCGGAAAGATATTTATAGCAGTAGTTCCTTGGATGGATAGATGGTGGTTTAATAATAGAAGCTAACTGAGACCTGCATTTATAGTACTACTACAGTACTATGCTAGCAGTATTGCGAGGTTGTGTGGTGTTTGGTATGGCTTGCCTTGTATTTGCTAAGAGATGGAGGTTTATTTCAGGAGGCCGTGGGCACGACATGCTCTGTGTGTATTTCTCACAAactcatcttcttttgtcttgtcttttttgtcATTTTCTTGCTTCATCATACGTAGAATGGCTGATGGGGGGGTTTAAACTGGCCAGTTTCACTTCATTTACCGATCCATCGGTGATGGTGTTTATAATTAGAAACATCACCACTTACACGAAAGGTACAGCTCCTCGTGCCACCATCAAATCAAACTCCCAAAACCAATCAAACTCCTCCAAATTACAAGCAGCCACGCCCCAGACctaagaaaaaagcaaagaaaaagaggcggcGCCGAATATAGCCTAGCCAAaagcactttttttttttttttcttcttcctctttgtctCCCTTGCGTCTCACCGTAGCTAGCATCACCAGCAATAgtacttgttttttttttttaccttggTTCCAGCTCCGCTCGTGACTCTCTCCCTTCACAAACCTAAAACCGCAGCTCGCAggaatgagaaaaaaaagaggagttCAACAAAgagggaggaaaaaaaaaatcaggCGAGAGTCCAGATCTTTCTAGCTGAacttctttgttctttccCAGGTTAACACGAGACGGCCGAGAGCTTTGtccggaaaaaaaaaaaaaaaaaggaggagatgTGGTGGCGCTGTGAGACATTCCGaggcttttttctttttctcgccTTGATGGAAGATGCTAGCAGGGAAAAAAATAGTATCGCTGCCTTTGGTAATCTTTTgttacctaggtatgtacaTACGTTGGTCGGTAGcagtgaagagaaggaaaatgcTACGGCGCATGGGGTACTTAAAGGGGTTCAGCTGcccagcctcttttttctgtcGATCCCCATTCGCTTCACACTGTCCTTTTTTAGAAGACAGAACAGGACAAACGTGTGATTCACCCTCTcgttgccttcttttttttcttactatTTCGGTGTCCGAGCTTTGGTCAACAAGAGCTTTTTGTCGATCTTGACGCTATAACGCCGTATCACACGAAACATACACATACACTCACCTGTATCGCAAACTCTCCATCATGAAGGTAAGAAAGAAGATACAAATCCACTATAATATCTCATTCGTCGGGAAAAGCTAACCACAAGGAAACCAGTTCACAtctctcttcgtcctccccgccctcgccctcgccttcccagcacagcagccacAAGCCAGAGACATCGACAACAATCTCCAGCGCAGATTCACATGCCCCCCCCAACGTGCAGGATTTCTGCTCCGCTTCCAACATCCACTCGGGCTGTGAGAATGGCAGGTTTTACTCGGGGGCCATGGATACGTGCAGAGAATGCCACTGTTAAGTTTGGAGGGAATACAAAGCTCAcatggaagagaagatggaagaaggatTGAAAGAGTGGGAGAGAACGTACGGCAGCGGTAATGATGATATACGAGCAAGTTTATTTGGTTGATATATAGTGTACAGGAGCTTTCAATCGATTGCCGCGTCATTGTTCTCATTCTACGCCCTCAATAGTGTTAATTCTTGTTAGCAATTTCTTTAATTCAGCAAAGTAATAGCGTATATCAGGCGCCAGATCCATCGAGAGTACCCCAATCCGTTAATACCGTACAAATGCGTAACCTGACCCAAGCATCCCAAGATCAAACCCTGTGCTCTATTCGCCCATCCAACAGTATCCCCCATTTCCTCGCGGGCGAGCCCTTGTGATTGTACCTATTAGCTTCTGAGGATCCGGAGAGC is drawn from Trichoderma atroviride chromosome 7, complete sequence and contains these coding sequences:
- a CDS encoding uncharacterized protein (EggNog:ENOG41) translates to MAASMTKERSIWMPRHRPREPMRWLANSTRRWWEKMPTWPWPRAWETAWETACTLTPTTGGPWAPSDRAMRWTKTPPAGRPPSCLANPSLKSLQMPMAGALLLSPPLGGVVGRVWEFCKAGAFKGFYAGGGASYKVTSTGVSVDEDAGPGLDQPYYFQGHSQQQQSHAFVSRDRARHVQQLPKRSHHQYSSNSNSNSQSSGYDDPYDSRASTPTGPAPKRRRQTESGNDLGQNWVMIREPNRDSELRTPRKMATPSRTSPRHHAQQTPLADHRMGPPSSFSTPSSSDPAPLRPASRAASRPGSRMSDVSAFRSARPATSASVASFKASVPKAPTQSRIPVKANTSATLASPAPLANLEPGRRRRHTVVPSSSDPSAWKSPGHQRAESAASVATSRATEIDASPRLDAEARRLTSRRQMEERNADARMAAFNKQLQDMIRQGREALGSTIDVDIGDAGWEDTL